In one Mucilaginibacter ginsenosidivorax genomic region, the following are encoded:
- a CDS encoding MBL fold metallo-hydrolase, producing the protein MKITKYLHSCLVFELDDYKLLFDPGKFSFAEGEVTAQMFADVKAIVITHIHPDHYDLEILKSILDLRGAIVITNSQVGHELDKAGIVYTLFEEGTQNFGPFILKAIPVTHELIMDNPLPQMTGFIINDKVLHPVDSMEDKLLEYKGIELLLMVTMAPFANEVRISGFADKLQPKQILPVHDGYAKEFFIKQRYGAYVKHFDKHSIKFHEIYRVGDSITID; encoded by the coding sequence ATGAAAATCACTAAATACCTCCATTCCTGCCTTGTATTTGAATTGGACGATTATAAGTTATTATTTGATCCTGGTAAATTCTCTTTTGCCGAGGGCGAGGTTACCGCACAAATGTTTGCGGATGTAAAAGCCATTGTGATAACGCATATCCATCCCGATCATTACGACCTGGAAATTTTGAAGAGTATACTGGATTTGCGCGGCGCCATAGTGATAACCAACAGCCAGGTAGGGCACGAGCTGGATAAAGCCGGTATAGTTTACACCCTGTTTGAAGAAGGCACACAAAATTTCGGCCCTTTTATATTGAAAGCTATCCCCGTTACCCATGAGCTAATTATGGACAATCCCTTGCCACAGATGACCGGCTTTATCATCAACGACAAAGTACTGCACCCTGTTGACTCCATGGAAGATAAGCTTTTGGAATATAAAGGAATTGAGTTGTTGCTTATGGTAACCATGGCGCCTTTTGCCAACGAGGTTAGAATTTCGGGTTTTGCCGACAAACTACAGCCAAAACAAATATTGCCGGTTCATGATGGCTATGCTAAAGAATTTTTTATAAAGCAACGCTATGGCGCTTATGTAAAGCATTTTGATAAACATAGCATCAAATTTCATGAAATTTATAGGGTAGGTGATAGTATAACTATCGATTAA
- a CDS encoding Ohr family peroxiredoxin — protein sequence MEKVYTAVVTAKGGRDGHIKSEDGVIDMELKAPTAMGGEDGYPNPELLFAGAWGACYLGALGSVGIRDGVNVTQAMVDVHITFNKEGVSSYALSAELHVHIPGIDWDVAQKLADAAHKGCPYSKATRGNIEVKVIAD from the coding sequence ATGGAAAAAGTATATACAGCTGTAGTAACAGCAAAAGGCGGTCGTGATGGCCATATAAAATCTGAAGACGGTGTAATAGATATGGAGCTGAAAGCTCCGACAGCTATGGGAGGCGAAGATGGTTACCCTAACCCCGAACTACTGTTTGCCGGCGCATGGGGTGCTTGTTACCTAGGCGCGCTTGGTTCGGTAGGCATCAGGGATGGCGTAAACGTTACCCAGGCTATGGTTGATGTACATATTACTTTTAATAAGGAAGGTGTATCATCATACGCGCTATCTGCCGAGCTTCACGTGCATATTCCGGGCATTGATTGGGATGTGGCCCAAAAACTGGCTGATGCCGCACACAAGGGTTGCCCGTATTCAAAAGCAACACGGGGTAATATTGAAGTAAAGGTGATAGCCGATTGA
- a CDS encoding HAD family hydrolase, producing the protein MQKPDSLIFDMDGTLWDAVDTYTTSWNLTFEKLAIDRVINRTELLGLIGMEGSKLTKAILPDFEDNIAQGIYMDVNETRRQILPQSGGNMYEGVIDGLKLLATKYKIFVLSNCAVGIIPLFISWANIGDYVTDYIAYGENNMPKHYNMHLLIEKHGLKAPVYVGDTQGDAEQTRMAGIPFIFVSYGFGKTNDYEHKFNDFPSLTSYYMGL; encoded by the coding sequence ATGCAGAAGCCTGATAGCCTCATTTTTGATATGGACGGAACCCTTTGGGATGCCGTTGATACTTATACTACATCATGGAATTTAACCTTTGAAAAACTTGCTATAGATAGAGTAATAAACCGTACCGAACTGCTGGGCCTTATTGGAATGGAGGGAAGTAAGCTAACCAAGGCCATACTGCCTGATTTTGAAGATAATATAGCGCAGGGAATATACATGGATGTAAACGAAACCAGGAGGCAGATATTACCACAAAGTGGCGGCAATATGTACGAAGGCGTTATAGATGGGTTAAAATTATTGGCAACAAAATATAAAATTTTTGTGCTGAGTAACTGTGCTGTCGGCATTATCCCGCTTTTTATATCATGGGCAAACATTGGCGATTATGTTACCGATTATATAGCCTACGGCGAAAACAACATGCCCAAACACTATAATATGCATTTGCTGATTGAAAAACATGGGCTTAAAGCACCGGTATATGTGGGCGATACACAAGGTGACGCGGAGCAGACACGCATGGCCGGTATACCTTTTATATTTGTGAGCTACGGATTTGGAAAAACTAACGACTATGAACATAAGTTTAATGATTTTCCTTCGTTAACATCCTATTATATGGGTTTGTAA
- a CDS encoding TIGR03915 family putative DNA repair protein, giving the protein MYTLVYDGTFEGLLTAVFEIYDRKLFHVKLIKGEWRSSAMFEEVLQVITDERRATRVLKGLRKKLSAAGIQRLYIAHMAEMDNEENAIVGFIRYVFDTDVNIEEDYGNKYVMRLSEILKMVRREKHRMEAFIRFRKLKDGIYYAAVEPDFNVLPLLIRHFKNRYTDQKWIIYDIKRRYGIHYDLHDTQYITLDFSEVNKSSEVENIFTDDEQVYQQLWKSYFTNVNIVARKNTKLHLRHIPKRYWRHLTEKI; this is encoded by the coding sequence ATGTATACACTTGTTTACGATGGAACATTTGAAGGTTTGCTTACTGCCGTATTTGAGATATACGACCGCAAACTGTTTCACGTAAAGCTGATAAAGGGGGAGTGGCGCAGCAGTGCTATGTTTGAAGAAGTGTTACAGGTAATAACAGATGAACGCCGCGCCACCAGGGTGCTGAAAGGGCTGAGAAAAAAACTCTCGGCCGCCGGTATTCAACGCCTGTACATTGCCCATATGGCCGAAATGGACAATGAAGAGAACGCCATTGTTGGGTTTATCCGGTATGTTTTTGATACTGATGTAAACATTGAAGAGGATTATGGCAATAAATACGTGATGCGCTTATCGGAGATTTTGAAGATGGTGAGACGGGAAAAGCATAGGATGGAAGCCTTTATCCGTTTCCGAAAACTGAAGGACGGAATTTATTATGCTGCCGTGGAACCGGATTTTAATGTACTTCCCTTACTTATCAGGCATTTTAAAAACCGATATACCGACCAAAAATGGATTATTTACGATATTAAGCGCCGGTACGGTATTCATTATGATCTTCATGATACGCAGTATATCACCCTTGATTTTTCGGAAGTTAATAAATCTTCGGAGGTAGAGAATATCTTTACTGATGATGAGCAGGTTTATCAGCAACTTTGGAAAAGCTATTTTACCAATGTAAATATTGTAGCCAGGAAAAATACAAAACTTCATTTAAGACACATTCCGAAAAGATATTGGCGGCATTTAACAGAAAAAATTTAA
- a CDS encoding PhoH family protein yields MNKDGQRNQKKIFVLDTSVILYDHNAFQNFQEHDVAIPIQVLEELDNKKNGNDTRNFEARSFIRLMDDLSKNNLVNDWVPLNGKSKGSFKVAMDIKTTANNAEEVFGSDKIDHRILNVALGLQEEYPTKKVVLVSKDICLRLKAKSLNLHAEDYETGKIKNLAELYTGKTDVDKVTEKLISQFNKQENLPAESLNVPQYTNNHFYILKGKKSDVSGFYNAQTRQLEKVTEQPVFNISPRNIEQAFAIHALLHPDIKLVTIQGNAGTGKTLLALASALEQRKYYRQIFVTRPIVPLSNKDIGFLPGDIKSKIDPYMAPIWDNLKFIKDQFADDDKMQAKIDELVSNDKISIAPLAFIRGRTLSKIFFIVDEAQNLTPHEVKTIISRAGENSKFVFTGDIYQIDTPYLDAESNGLSYLIDKAKGHPLYAHITLQKGERSELANLATELL; encoded by the coding sequence ATGAATAAGGACGGCCAGCGTAACCAGAAGAAGATATTCGTTTTAGATACCTCCGTGATCCTGTATGATCACAACGCCTTTCAAAATTTCCAGGAGCATGATGTAGCCATACCCATACAGGTATTGGAAGAGCTGGACAATAAAAAAAACGGCAACGATACCCGGAATTTTGAGGCCCGGAGCTTTATCCGCCTGATGGATGACCTTTCAAAAAACAACCTGGTGAACGATTGGGTTCCGCTGAACGGGAAAAGTAAAGGCAGTTTTAAAGTAGCCATGGATATAAAAACCACGGCCAACAACGCCGAAGAAGTTTTTGGATCGGACAAGATAGACCATCGCATATTAAACGTTGCACTGGGTCTGCAGGAAGAATACCCCACTAAAAAAGTGGTTTTGGTATCAAAAGATATCTGCCTCAGGCTTAAAGCAAAATCACTTAACTTACATGCCGAGGACTACGAAACCGGTAAAATTAAAAACCTTGCCGAGCTATACACCGGCAAAACGGATGTAGATAAGGTTACCGAAAAGCTAATCTCCCAGTTCAATAAGCAGGAAAACCTGCCTGCCGAAAGCCTAAACGTACCACAGTATACCAACAATCACTTTTATATACTAAAAGGCAAAAAAAGCGATGTATCTGGTTTTTATAACGCCCAGACCCGGCAGCTGGAAAAAGTTACCGAACAGCCTGTATTCAATATATCGCCCCGAAACATCGAGCAGGCTTTTGCTATACATGCTTTACTGCATCCGGATATTAAACTGGTAACTATACAGGGTAATGCCGGCACAGGTAAAACCCTGCTGGCACTGGCCAGTGCACTGGAGCAGCGCAAATATTACCGCCAGATTTTTGTTACCCGCCCTATAGTACCATTAAGTAATAAAGATATTGGTTTTTTACCGGGAGATATCAAATCAAAGATTGACCCTTATATGGCCCCCATTTGGGATAATCTAAAATTTATTAAAGATCAGTTTGCCGATGACGATAAAATGCAGGCTAAAATTGATGAGCTGGTAAGCAACGATAAAATATCCATAGCCCCGCTGGCTTTTATCCGCGGCCGTACGCTAAGTAAAATCTTCTTTATTGTCGACGAAGCGCAAAACCTTACCCCGCACGAGGTAAAAACCATCATATCCCGCGCAGGCGAAAACAGCAAGTTTGTTTTTACAGGCGATATTTACCAGATTGATACACCTTATCTTGATGCCGAGAGTAATGGCTTATCGTACCTGATTGATAAAGCAAAAGGCCACCCGCTGTACGCCCACATCACCTTGCAAAAAGGGGAACGGAGTGAATTGGCGAATTTGGCGACGGAGTTACTATAA
- a CDS encoding DUF6438 domain-containing protein, translated as MVKRGFLLFAFVIVFGGLHAQKVQLDSIRWINKDLGHLYFQKGRVNFNFVGNDKFKSHYAIVKDTLIMTDIYTSSADNFRVKHKTNFKFLIRNLTQSRLYIKAIDSNAVKLAGPGTYEFTNFKNSYDKDVKLSAIRFLSSTCHGDCPQLEITISANGDYHLRGGDYADPYKGEFTGKLSRTQLDTLNYWIKHGELKKMYGWQQQDQVVDAPNYYFEIDFENDKKKLSVTTNQPPLNMTDLVQFMLSSYKKLKLTPVSTGR; from the coding sequence ATGGTAAAACGCGGCTTTTTGTTATTTGCATTTGTTATTGTTTTTGGCGGATTGCACGCTCAAAAAGTACAGCTGGATTCTATCCGTTGGATTAATAAAGACCTGGGGCATCTCTATTTTCAAAAAGGCCGCGTTAACTTTAATTTTGTTGGAAACGATAAATTCAAAAGTCATTATGCCATTGTAAAAGATACCTTGATCATGACTGACATTTATACGTCAAGCGCGGATAACTTTAGGGTTAAACATAAAACCAATTTTAAATTCCTGATAAGGAACCTAACCCAAAGCCGGCTTTATATCAAAGCTATCGACTCCAACGCTGTTAAGCTGGCTGGCCCGGGCACTTATGAATTTACCAATTTTAAAAACAGTTATGATAAGGATGTTAAACTCTCGGCAATCCGCTTTTTATCGTCAACCTGTCATGGAGATTGTCCGCAGCTTGAAATCACAATTTCGGCAAATGGCGATTATCATTTAAGAGGAGGGGATTATGCCGATCCTTATAAAGGAGAGTTTACCGGAAAATTATCCAGGACTCAGCTTGATACCTTGAATTATTGGATTAAGCATGGCGAACTCAAAAAAATGTACGGCTGGCAACAACAAGACCAGGTAGTTGATGCGCCTAACTATTATTTTGAGATTGATTTTGAAAACGATAAAAAGAAACTGAGCGTGACCACTAATCAGCCGCCATTAAATATGACCGACCTGGTGCAGTTTATGTTATCGTCGTATAAAAAGTTAAAATTAACTCCTGTAAGCACAGGTCGTTAA
- a CDS encoding putative DNA modification/repair radical SAM protein has product MNAERITEKLNILADAAKYDVSCASSGSKRKNENKGLGNASNGICHSYTEDGRCVSLLKILLTNHCIFDCAYCVSRKNNDIKRAAFTVQEVVDLTINFYRRNYIEGLFLSSGIFKDADYTMERLVRVAKKLRTEGNFNGYIHLKSIPGASDELMREAGLYADRLSINLEMPTEAGLKLLAPEKNRQDMINPMNFLKNEIILRTEEKKFFKKAPLFAPAGQSTQVIIGATPESDQQVLQSASYFYKNFNLKRVYYSGYVPVLADKRLPALNTSVPMVRENRLYQADWLMRFYGFHVNEIVNTQNPLLDLDIDPKLSWAIRNMQAFPIDINKADVQMILRVPGIGLLSAQKIVSARKFAKLSWEQLKKIGVALNRARYFIICKSNEFERRDLTGNNIKQFILAESQSKYIKNTQTQLNLF; this is encoded by the coding sequence ATGAATGCAGAAAGGATAACAGAGAAGTTGAATATTTTGGCCGATGCCGCCAAATATGATGTGTCATGCGCCTCGAGCGGCAGCAAGCGTAAAAATGAAAATAAAGGCCTCGGCAATGCCAGCAATGGTATCTGTCATAGTTATACGGAGGATGGGCGATGTGTTTCGTTACTTAAAATTCTGCTTACCAATCACTGCATTTTTGACTGCGCGTATTGCGTGTCACGCAAAAACAACGATATCAAACGGGCCGCATTTACGGTTCAGGAAGTTGTTGACCTTACTATTAATTTTTATCGGCGCAATTATATCGAGGGATTGTTTTTAAGTTCGGGTATTTTTAAAGATGCCGATTATACCATGGAGCGTTTGGTAAGGGTAGCTAAAAAGCTTCGCACCGAAGGTAACTTTAACGGGTACATTCACCTAAAATCAATCCCCGGTGCAAGTGACGAGTTGATGCGCGAGGCCGGTTTGTATGCCGATAGGTTAAGTATAAACCTGGAAATGCCTACCGAGGCCGGATTGAAATTGTTGGCTCCCGAAAAAAACCGGCAGGATATGATAAACCCGATGAATTTCCTGAAAAACGAGATCATCCTGCGGACCGAAGAAAAGAAATTTTTTAAAAAAGCGCCCCTGTTTGCGCCCGCCGGCCAAAGTACCCAGGTAATTATTGGCGCCACTCCCGAAAGTGATCAGCAGGTGTTACAGTCGGCCAGTTATTTTTATAAAAATTTCAACCTGAAACGTGTTTATTATTCGGGTTATGTGCCGGTTTTGGCCGATAAGCGTTTACCCGCCCTGAATACATCGGTGCCCATGGTGCGAGAGAACCGCCTTTACCAGGCCGATTGGCTGATGCGTTTTTATGGTTTTCATGTGAATGAAATAGTAAACACTCAAAATCCCTTGCTCGACCTGGATATCGACCCCAAATTAAGTTGGGCCATCCGTAATATGCAGGCGTTCCCTATCGATATTAATAAAGCTGATGTGCAAATGATTTTACGTGTGCCCGGTATCGGGTTACTATCGGCACAAAAAATAGTAAGCGCACGCAAGTTTGCTAAATTAAGCTGGGAACAATTAAAAAAGATAGGAGTAGCCCTTAATCGCGCCAGGTACTTTATTATTTGCAAGAGTAATGAGTTTGAACGCCGTGACTTAACCGGTAACAACATCAAACAATTTATCCTGGCCGAATCGCAAAGCAAATACATTAAAAACACGCAAACCCAACTTAACCTGTTTTGA
- a CDS encoding PAS domain-containing sensor histidine kinase produces MPAELSPVLPDEIFKIIFEKSPGSLLVKADAPHFTIMAANEAYLTITNATRELIIGKSFFRVFPDDDDDPEDETGARKTFTKVVQTGQKIDIPSYRYDTRDPETGDYRVRYWSCSNVPFNGPDGKVAYILNTIAEITGEVNAKEAAIESENRLRLAAEATGFATFDWDFKDEIRLCSPQLAELLGHPASSRLSSIEAFQKQVLPEDARVITNALNEAVKTGIYAYDVRVVWPDGSIHWLSIKGKLVTAERQKPVRMLGTVIDISEVKRDEIRKNDFIAMASHELKTPLTSIKSYIQVLAKKLAANNDAFVDNALSKANNQVNKMTDLIHGFLDLSKLESGKLQLKPELFDMNRLLGDCIAELLLSTYSHTIIFDNSHIVNVTGDKEKLGQVVGNFLSNAVKYSAKGTRITVNSTITDGLVTVAVTDQGVGIKLKDHKKVFHRFYRVDSEKIKNVSGFGIGLYLSAEIVQSHKGKIWVESTEGAGSTFYFSIPL; encoded by the coding sequence ATGCCCGCCGAATTATCGCCCGTTTTGCCAGATGAGATTTTCAAAATCATATTCGAAAAATCCCCGGGCTCGTTGTTGGTAAAGGCTGATGCACCGCATTTTACAATTATGGCGGCTAATGAAGCCTATTTAACCATAACAAATGCCACCCGCGAACTGATTATTGGCAAAAGCTTTTTCCGGGTATTTCCAGACGATGATGATGACCCTGAAGATGAAACAGGCGCCCGTAAAACATTTACCAAAGTAGTACAAACAGGGCAAAAAATTGATATCCCAAGTTATCGTTATGATACCCGCGACCCGGAAACCGGGGATTACCGGGTGAGGTATTGGTCATGTAGCAATGTGCCTTTTAATGGCCCCGATGGTAAGGTTGCTTATATTTTAAATACCATTGCCGAAATAACCGGCGAAGTAAACGCTAAAGAAGCTGCGATAGAAAGCGAAAACCGGTTGCGCCTTGCAGCCGAAGCCACGGGCTTTGCAACTTTTGATTGGGATTTTAAAGACGAAATAAGATTATGTTCGCCTCAGTTAGCCGAGTTACTTGGCCATCCGGCAAGCAGCAGGCTATCATCAATAGAAGCATTTCAAAAGCAGGTGCTGCCCGAAGATGCGCGGGTAATAACTAACGCCCTAAATGAGGCTGTAAAAACCGGCATTTATGCGTATGACGTAAGAGTAGTTTGGCCCGATGGAAGCATCCACTGGTTAAGCATCAAAGGCAAATTAGTTACCGCAGAGCGGCAAAAACCGGTCAGAATGCTGGGTACAGTTATTGATATAAGTGAAGTAAAGCGAGATGAGATAAGAAAAAATGATTTTATAGCCATGGCCAGTCATGAGTTAAAAACACCATTGACTTCCATTAAATCATATATCCAGGTACTTGCAAAAAAATTAGCTGCAAATAATGATGCTTTTGTTGATAATGCTTTAAGTAAAGCCAATAACCAGGTTAATAAAATGACCGATCTGATTCATGGTTTTCTTGATCTTTCGAAGCTGGAATCGGGCAAACTGCAGCTTAAACCCGAATTGTTTGATATGAACAGGCTTTTAGGCGATTGCATAGCCGAGTTGCTGCTGTCAACGTACAGCCATACAATAATTTTCGATAATTCACATATCGTAAACGTTACCGGGGATAAAGAAAAACTGGGCCAGGTTGTTGGCAATTTTTTGAGCAATGCTGTAAAATACTCGGCCAAGGGCACCAGGATTACAGTTAATAGTACCATTACCGATGGGTTGGTGACTGTAGCAGTTACTGATCAGGGCGTGGGCATTAAACTAAAAGATCATAAGAAGGTATTTCATCGTTTTTACCGGGTAGATAGTGAAAAAATAAAAAATGTCTCGGGCTTCGGCATAGGGCTTTACCTGTCGGCCGAGATTGTGCAAAGCCATAAGGGTAAAATTTGGGTTGAAAGTACCGAAGGGGCGGGTTCGACCTTTTATTTTAGTATCCCACTTTAA